ATGCTGTTCTTCTTACTGTATGAACTGGAACTGGTTCCTTTTTACCTGCTGATTTCCATCTGGGGTGGCGAAAAGCGGGGCTACGCAGCGGTCAAGTTTCTGATTTACACTGCCCTGTCGGGGGCGCTGATTTTGGCGGGCTTCTTGGGGTTGGTCTGGTTCACAGGCAGCAAGTCCTTTGACTACAGCGCCTTGATGGGGCAGACGCTGCCATTGGGGCTGCAAGTTGCGTTACTGGTGACGCTGCTGATTGGCTTTGGCATTAAGGTGCCGCTGGTGCCGTTCCACACCTGGCTCCCAGATACCTACGTGTCGGCCTCGGCTCCGGTCGCCATTCTGCTGGGCGGTGTGCTAGCAAAGCTGGGAGCCTACGGCATCTTCCGCTTTTGTCTGTCGCTGTTTCCCGATGCCTGGGCGCTGCTGGCTCCGGGCTTGGCCACCTGGGCCGCAGTCAGCATCCTCTATGGCGCAACAGCGGCGATCGCCCAAAAGGACATCAAGCGCATGGTCGCCTACAGTTCCGTAGGTCACATGGGTTATCTACTACTAGCGGGCGCAGCACTCACCAGCCTCAGCATGGTCGGCGCAATTTCCCAAATGTTTGCCCACGGCGTGATTCTGGCGCTGCTGTTTCACCTAGTCGGCGTGATCGAAACCAAAGTTGGCACTCGCGAACTGGATGTGCTGAACGGTCTGCTGAACCCGATTCGCGGACTGCCGTCGGTCAGCGCTCTGCTGATTTTGGGCGGCATGGCCAGCGCGGGCATTCCCGGACTGGTGGGCTTTATTGCCGAGTTTCTGATCTTCCAGGGCAGCTACGCCGTGTTCCCGGTGCAAACCCTAATGGGCGTGGTTGGCACGGGCTTAACTGCGGTGTACTTTGTCATTCTGATGAACCGCACCTGCTTCGGCAAGCTAGACAATGCGATCGCCCGCTTTCCCCAAGTCGAATGGTCAGAGCGCGTTCCAGCCTTAGTGCTTGCCTGGATTATTTTCCTGCTGGGCATCCAGCCCAACTGGCTCGTCCGCTGGATCGAACCCACTAGCAACGCGCTGATCGCCGCCGTCACCACACCCGCAGAAACCCGTCTGGCGATTGCCCCTATAGCGAAAACCCCTGATCTTCTGTTGATGTCCAGCCCTGTCAGCAAATAGCTAGGCTGTGCTTTAAAACCCCAAGCTAGGTTTCAGGCTTTTTTCGCATTCCCCAACACCCTGTCACCCCGTCCCCCCATCCTTCTTTCATCTCGCCATGACCACTACTCTCCAAACCCCCCCCACCCTCATCCCACCCTCTCGGCATCCCCACGCCGACATCATCCATCGGCTAGAGGCCGGCGGCTCCATGCTGCCCGACACGCCCGAAAACCTGATGCAGATCATCGGCATCTACAAAGCCTACGCCGTGCCGATGGATTTCTACTGGCGCGACCTGCTCTACATTGCAGAGCAGGTGTTTCTCGACCCGTTTCCCTTTTTCAAATACTTCATTTCCCAGGAATACCTCGATCGCCCCAACCACTACGCCGGAGACACGGCCGACCTGCGGATCTGGCGTGGTCGAGCGTCTGCCCACCCGGAACTGCTGGAATTTATGGAAAAGGGTGAACTCAAGAAAAAGCTGCCCAAGCTCTTGCACCACCTCTGGCACGACCGGGTGAATATGGAATTTGCCGAAGAATGTATGCGGGCCATGCTGTGGCATCGGCACATGTACGCTCCGGTGAACCAGTTTGATGCCTATCTAGACTCCGACGAATATAAGCAAAATGCCGATCGCGCCATCCGCGCCTATTTCAAGAAAAATCCGGTGATGCTGGGGTTATATAAACTCTTCCCCGATATGTTCCTAGAAAAGGTGAGGGAACTGTCTTACTACTCCAATCTGGGGCTGTTCTGGGAAGTGATGGCTCCGGTGTTTTTCGAGATGTCGGACATCTACGATGAGGGCGGGTTTAAAGGCGTACCCGACGCAATGAACTTTTTGGTGAACGGTATTTTTGCGATCGCCGGCCGTCCCATCTACCATCACGCCTACATCGACGGCGAATGCTACGAAATCATTCCCAAGTCCAAGGGCTTTACCTGGCTCTATGAAGCAGCGCTACCCTACGTAGAAGCCGTGTTCTACCGTACTTCTCCCTTCCGGGGCACTAAGTCCTACAACGCCCAGGCTAACCAAGTGCCCGCAGACCAGAAAGACTTTCACTACGGCATTCTCTATGCCGACGTGTTTCCTGTAGGCACTGCGGGCATTCCGCCGACGCTGCTGATGCAGGACATGCTGCACTTCCTGCCGCCCTACTTGGTGGAATATTATCATCAACACTGCCGGGGAGAAGACGACATGCTAGTGCAGTTGGGGATTACCTTCCAGCGGTCGATGTACAACGTCACATCGGCGGTGATTCAGGCATTGCGGACGGCGCTGCTGTATCCGCTGGATGATCCCAATCCTAAGCACCGCATGGCCAATCGCAAGTTCTTTGAAGCGCAGATGGATCGGTTCCTGCGTCCAGAGGCCCGCCTGCGCGATATCCAGAGTCCAGACTATCGCTAGGTTCTCCTTAAGTTCCCCTGGACTGAAGTCTCTTCGGACAGGCTCGGTTCCCCCTGAACAAGCTACTGTGTATATCCAAGTTTTCTATGCTTGAGCGGCGATGCTTTGATCCCCCCTAGCCCCCCTTAAATAAGGGGGGAACTGCTCCCTCCTAGCCCCCTGAGCAAAGGGGGGAACTGGATCGGAAGTCCCCCTTATTAAGGGGGATTTAGGGGGATTTTTCAGAGCCTAACGCAAACAATCGAGATGTGAGTACACCGTAGCCTTAACAAGGGGGCTGAGGGTGGATCAGGTCCGAAGGCTTCAAATAGGCTTCAAACATATGAGTCCTAATTGACTCTTAAATCAATTCACTGATCTGTTCACTGACCAATCCATCTAACATTCCTTAAGCCATGCCTACGATTGTTGATATTGCTGTGCAAACGGAAGGCTTTTCTACGCTCGTCGCAGCAGTTCAAGCGGCGGGTCTGGTGGAGGTGTTGCAGAGCGGCGGGCCGTTCACTGTGTTCGCACCAACGGACGATGCCTTTGCCAAATTGCCACCCGGCACTGTTCAAACCCTTGTGCAAAATCCGCCGCAGCTTGGGCGCATTTTGAAATACCATGTCGTGTCTGGTAAGTACACCCAGGCAGATCTCAAGGGACTGAAAAGCCTGACTTCTGTCGAAGGCTCAGTGATTCCGCTTGATCTGTCCGATGCCTTTGAGGTGAAAAATGCGACGGTGGTGATGCCCGACGTGGAAGCGGACAATGGCGTGATTCATGTAATTGATAACGTGATCTTGATGGGCTAAATCTGGGTGGGTTGATCCTTCTCGATCTCTCAGGACTTACGCAGTCAGATCTCCCGAAATCCTCCTTGTTCAAGCCCTAACCTGCTTGACGCAGCATTTCTTGGTCTAGCGGGTTAGAGCCTGACTTAGCCCATTCCCGGTTCAAGCCCTAACCTGCTTGACGCAGCATTTCTTGGACTTTCACCCTTTTCTGGGTTAGGCAGTGCCCGAAAAGTAAAGTAATGATTCTTGGCATAAGGATGGGCAGCGCACCGGCCGCCCATCCTTATATTTTTAGGACATTCTTATGCCAATTTAGGGCTATTCTGGCTTAAAGCTTTCGGCAGACCAGAAAAGAGTGAGGCAAATAAAGTGAAATGTACTTAAATCTCAGATCTTTTCTAGAGAATAACGCCTGCTCAAATCGAGTGAATTTTTGATAACTTCTGCAACGGTTTTGCGTCTCAAGTTTGTTGCAAAACACACCAAATGATGACATTTCTTCGCCAGATCTGACAACATCCTTAAGACCTGCGCCTTCACCCAAAAGCCTGTTAGAAAATGCCAGTTGCATCTAGAAGCATAGTCAACACCTGCGTCTAGATAAAACTTCACGTTTCGCCTTCAGGTCGTCGCCATGAACCAGCACGCTTTGTCCGCTGAGCCGCCCCATGTTTTGAATCACCTGCCCGATCGCCAGGGACTCTATGATCCGCAGTTTGAGCATGATGCCTGCGGTGTGGGCTTTGTGGTGCAGATGAAGGGGCAAAAATCCCACGACATTATTGAGCAAGCGCTGACGATTTTAATCAATCTGGATCACCGGGGCGCGTGTGGCTGCGAGAGCAATACGGGCGACGGCGCGGGAATTTTAATGCAAATTCCCCACAAGTTTTTGGAGAAAGTAGCAGCAATCGAAGGCATTGCGCTGCCTGCACTGGGGCAGTATGGCGTGGGCATGACCTACACCTCGCCCGATCCGGAACAGCGACGGCGGGGAGAGGCGATCGCCGCTCAGATCATTGCCGAAGAAGGGCAAACGCTGCTGGGCTGGCGCGACGTGCCGACGGATAATTCATCACTGGGCAACACCGCAAAGGCCAGCGAACCGTTTATGCGGCAACTGTTCATTCAGCGATCGCCCGATTTGACCGATGATCTGGCGTTCGAGCGCAAGCTATTTGTGATTCGCAAGCGCGTTCACAAAGCTATTCGCACTGCTGGTATCGATCCGTTCTGGTATCAGGCTAGTTTGTCGTGCCGTACGCTGGTCTATAAAGGGATGCTGATGCCGGAGCAGGTAGGCAAATACTATCCCGACTTGCATGATCCGGACATGGAGAGTGCGCTGGGTCTGGTGCATTCACGCTTTAGTACCAACACGTTCCCAAGCTGGGAGCGATCGCACCCCTATCGCTACATCGCCCACAACGGCGAAATCAATACCCTGCGCGGCAACATCAACTGGATGCACGCCCGTCAAGCCTTGTTTGAGTCCGACTTGTTTGGAGATGATCTGAAAAAAGTTCCTAACCTGATCAACATTAATGGCAGTGACTCCGGCATCTTTGATAACACACTGGAACTGCTGACACTGGCAGGGCGATCGCTCCCCCACGCCGTCATGATGATGATTCCAGAACCCTGGACGGCCCACGAGTCCATGAGCCAGGACAAAAAGGCGTTTTACGAATACCACGCCTGCCTGATGGAACCCTGGGATGGCCCCGCCTCTATTGCCTTTACCGACGGCACAATGATGGGCGCAGTGCTGGATCGCAACGGGCTGCGTCCCTCCCGCTACTACGTCACGCATGATGATCTGGTGATCATGGCCTCGGAAGCGGGTGTGCTGCCCATCGAGCCAGAGCGCGTCGCCCACAAGGGTCGCCTCCAGCCTGGCCGCATGTTCCTGGTAGATATGAACCAGGGCCGCATTATTGCCGACGATGAGCTAAAGCAGCAAATCGTTACCCAGCAGCCCTACCGCGAGTGGCTGGATCGGTATCTGGTGGATCTCGCCAGTTTGCCCTCTGCAGCTGAATCCCCCGCTGCTCTCCCTACCGACCTCACTCGTCTGCAAACTGCCTTTGGCTACACCTTTGAAGACCTGCGGATGCTGCTGCTGCCGATGGCGCGGGACGGCGTGGAGGCGGTGGGCGCAATGGGCACGGACACGCCGCTATCGGTGCTGAGCGATCGCCCCAAGCTGCTCTACACCTACTTCAAGCAGTTGTTTGCCCAGGTGACGAATCCGCCCATCGACTCGATTCGTGAGGAAATCATTACCTCGGCCGAAACCACCATTGGTTCCGAGCGCAACCTGCTGGAACCCGTGCCGGAAAGCTGCCAGATGATCAAACTGAAAACGCCGATTCTGACGAATGCGGAACTGGCAAAGCTCAAGGCGCAACCAGACGGGCCGTTCCGCTCGTCCACGCTGCCGATGGTGTTTGACGCGCAGGCGGGCGCGGCCGGGCTGGAGCAGGCATTGGACGCGCTGTTTGCGGCGGCGGATGGGGCGATCGCCGCTGGAGCCAGTATTTTAATCCTGAGCGATCGCTCCGTCAGCGAAACCCAGGCCCCCATCCCGGCGCTGCTGGCAGTGGCGGGGCTGCACCACCACCTGATTCGCCAGGGCACGCGCACCCGCTGCGGCATCGTGCTGGAGTCGGGCGAACCTCGTGAGGTGCATCACTTTGCGACGCTGATCGGCTATGGCTGCGGCGCGATTAATCCCTATCTGGCGTTTGCGACCCTCCAGGGCATGATCGACGACGGGCTGCTGGTGGATGTGGACTACGCCACAGCCTGCAAAAATTACGTCAAGTCTGTCACCAAGGGCGTGATCAAAGTCGCGTCAAAAATTGGCATTTCCACTATCCAGAGCTATCGCGGGGCGCAGATTTTTGAAGCGATCGGGCTAAATCGTGCCGTCGTAGATCGCTACTTTAGCTGGACAGCTTCGCGTATCGAAGGCGTAGGCTTAGAGGTCATCGCTCAGGAAGCGATTTTGCGGCATCATCACGCCTTTGCGGAACGGACGACGGATAACGAAACGCTCGATGTTGGCGGCGAATATCAATGGCGAAAGGAGGGCGAAGCGCACCTGTTTAGCCCGCTGACGATTCACACGCTGCAACGGGCCGTGCGTGAGGGCAACTACGAGTTGTTCAAGCAATATTCCGCCCTAGTGAATGAGCAAAATCAGCAATACTTCACGCTGCGTGGATTGCTGCAATTCAAGCCACGGCAGCCCGTGCCGATTGAGGAGGTGGAACCCGTGGAGGCGATTCTCCGGCGCTTCAAGACGGGCGCAATGAGCTACGGCTCCATTTCCAAGGAGGCGCACGAAACGCTGGCGATCGCCATGAACCGCATCGGCGGCAAGTCCAACACGGGCGAGGGCGGCGAAGACCCCGACCGCTATACTTGGACAAACGAGCGCGGCGATTCCAAAAACAGCGCCATTAAACAAGTGGCATCGGGTCGCTTTGGCGTGACCAGTCTCTACCTGTCCCAAGCCAAGGAAATCCAGATCAAGATGGCCCAAGGCGCAAAACCGGGCGAAGGCGGGCAGCTTCCCGGCAAGAAGGTCTATCCCTGGATCGCCAAGGTGCGCCACTCCACCCCCGGTGTGGGGCTGATCTCGCCGCCGCCTCACCACGATATCTACTCCATCGAAGACCTAGCAGAACTGATTCACGACCTGAAAAATGCCAACCGCGAGGCCCGCATCAGCGTCAAGCTCGTGTCCGAAGTCGGCGTGGGCACGATCGCAGCGGGGGTGTCCAAGGCCCATGCCGATGTGGTGCTGATTTCTGGCTTCGACGGCGGCACGGGCGCATCGCCCCAGACCTCCATCAAG
The Thermoleptolyngbya sichuanensis A183 DNA segment above includes these coding regions:
- a CDS encoding NADH-quinone oxidoreductase subunit M, with protein sequence MLSILIWLPIVAALVLALLPSSISGPKVRAIALWGSAGILAYTLFLASQFDLSNPGLQMQEYLPWIEPLGLDYRLGVDGLSLVLLVLNSLLTWIAIFSSSETTERPRLFYGLVLLVSGGVAGAFVAQNLMLFFLLYELELVPFYLLISIWGGEKRGYAAVKFLIYTALSGALILAGFLGLVWFTGSKSFDYSALMGQTLPLGLQVALLVTLLIGFGIKVPLVPFHTWLPDTYVSASAPVAILLGGVLAKLGAYGIFRFCLSLFPDAWALLAPGLATWAAVSILYGATAAIAQKDIKRMVAYSSVGHMGYLLLAGAALTSLSMVGAISQMFAHGVILALLFHLVGVIETKVGTRELDVLNGLLNPIRGLPSVSALLILGGMASAGIPGLVGFIAEFLIFQGSYAVFPVQTLMGVVGTGLTAVYFVILMNRTCFGKLDNAIARFPQVEWSERVPALVLAWIIFLLGIQPNWLVRWIEPTSNALIAAVTTPAETRLAIAPIAKTPDLLLMSSPVSK
- a CDS encoding CO2 hydration protein, which produces MTTTLQTPPTLIPPSRHPHADIIHRLEAGGSMLPDTPENLMQIIGIYKAYAVPMDFYWRDLLYIAEQVFLDPFPFFKYFISQEYLDRPNHYAGDTADLRIWRGRASAHPELLEFMEKGELKKKLPKLLHHLWHDRVNMEFAEECMRAMLWHRHMYAPVNQFDAYLDSDEYKQNADRAIRAYFKKNPVMLGLYKLFPDMFLEKVRELSYYSNLGLFWEVMAPVFFEMSDIYDEGGFKGVPDAMNFLVNGIFAIAGRPIYHHAYIDGECYEIIPKSKGFTWLYEAALPYVEAVFYRTSPFRGTKSYNAQANQVPADQKDFHYGILYADVFPVGTAGIPPTLLMQDMLHFLPPYLVEYYHQHCRGEDDMLVQLGITFQRSMYNVTSAVIQALRTALLYPLDDPNPKHRMANRKFFEAQMDRFLRPEARLRDIQSPDYR
- a CDS encoding fasciclin domain-containing protein, with protein sequence MPTIVDIAVQTEGFSTLVAAVQAAGLVEVLQSGGPFTVFAPTDDAFAKLPPGTVQTLVQNPPQLGRILKYHVVSGKYTQADLKGLKSLTSVEGSVIPLDLSDAFEVKNATVVMPDVEADNGVIHVIDNVILMG
- the gltB gene encoding glutamate synthase large subunit, which encodes MNQHALSAEPPHVLNHLPDRQGLYDPQFEHDACGVGFVVQMKGQKSHDIIEQALTILINLDHRGACGCESNTGDGAGILMQIPHKFLEKVAAIEGIALPALGQYGVGMTYTSPDPEQRRRGEAIAAQIIAEEGQTLLGWRDVPTDNSSLGNTAKASEPFMRQLFIQRSPDLTDDLAFERKLFVIRKRVHKAIRTAGIDPFWYQASLSCRTLVYKGMLMPEQVGKYYPDLHDPDMESALGLVHSRFSTNTFPSWERSHPYRYIAHNGEINTLRGNINWMHARQALFESDLFGDDLKKVPNLININGSDSGIFDNTLELLTLAGRSLPHAVMMMIPEPWTAHESMSQDKKAFYEYHACLMEPWDGPASIAFTDGTMMGAVLDRNGLRPSRYYVTHDDLVIMASEAGVLPIEPERVAHKGRLQPGRMFLVDMNQGRIIADDELKQQIVTQQPYREWLDRYLVDLASLPSAAESPAALPTDLTRLQTAFGYTFEDLRMLLLPMARDGVEAVGAMGTDTPLSVLSDRPKLLYTYFKQLFAQVTNPPIDSIREEIITSAETTIGSERNLLEPVPESCQMIKLKTPILTNAELAKLKAQPDGPFRSSTLPMVFDAQAGAAGLEQALDALFAAADGAIAAGASILILSDRSVSETQAPIPALLAVAGLHHHLIRQGTRTRCGIVLESGEPREVHHFATLIGYGCGAINPYLAFATLQGMIDDGLLVDVDYATACKNYVKSVTKGVIKVASKIGISTIQSYRGAQIFEAIGLNRAVVDRYFSWTASRIEGVGLEVIAQEAILRHHHAFAERTTDNETLDVGGEYQWRKEGEAHLFSPLTIHTLQRAVREGNYELFKQYSALVNEQNQQYFTLRGLLQFKPRQPVPIEEVEPVEAILRRFKTGAMSYGSISKEAHETLAIAMNRIGGKSNTGEGGEDPDRYTWTNERGDSKNSAIKQVASGRFGVTSLYLSQAKEIQIKMAQGAKPGEGGQLPGKKVYPWIAKVRHSTPGVGLISPPPHHDIYSIEDLAELIHDLKNANREARISVKLVSEVGVGTIAAGVSKAHADVVLISGFDGGTGASPQTSIKHAGLPWELGLAETHQTLVLNNLRSRIVVETDGQMKTGRDVVIAALLGAEEFGFATAPLVTLGCIMMRACHLNTCPVGIATQDPQLREKFTGDPQHTVNFMTFIAQEVREIMAELGFRTLNEMVGRTDVLEPKRAIDHWKAKGLDFSKILYQPEVGPEVGRYCQMPQDHGLEKSLDLTMLLDLCQPSIERGEPVRATLPIKNVNRVVGTILGNEITKRHWEGLPDDTVHLHFQGSAGQSLGAFVPRGVTLELEGDANDYLGKGLSGGKIIVYPPAGSTFVAEENIIVGNVALYGATAGELYARGIAGERFAVRNSGVTAVVEGVGDHGCEYMTGGKVVVLGSTGRNFAAGMSGGVAYVLDEAGDFATRCNTAMVGLETLEDAEEISDLRQLIQQHADYTQSAVAQRVLADWDNTVPKFVKVMPKDYKRVLEAIAAALSSGLSGDDALAAAFEQNARDVARVGGS